TCTTTGGATGCATGTATCCATAACACATGAAATGAAGAGGAGCCTTACAGGaggctctgctctccccaggaGCCACATCACAGTGGTGTTACAGCAGCCAACGGTTGTGTTTCCATCTTGCACTCCTGTTCGGTTTTGGGGACGCGCTTGGATAAGCCCAAAGCTTCAGCTGCATCCCCAGCCAGTGCCCAGGACCTGTGAGCCACCTTTGAAAGGGTTTCTGTCCACCTCACGTGTAAAGCCTGAAGTATGCACGTATTTTCACCATTGCAGAATGATATTTTGTTCTCAGTTATTTCTCACAGCCCACGTTTAGATCCAAACCGTGCTGGATTAACCCATTCAGAGCATCTCTTCACCGCAGCGTGAGCATTTCAACAGACTCACCAAAACCATGAGGGCTGCCAGGAATACCTTAGTTATCCACAGaggttaaaattttattttgatataaaaattaaatagcaaagttttggggtttttttacagtgaTAAATTAGAAATTTACAGTACATACATTGAAGCAGATATATTTTCTGTACACCCCAAAATCATCAGTGTCTATTTCcttaaaattcagaaaaaggaGCTAACGTGTTGCTTAATGTAAGAGCGAAAGTTGTACCTCTCCGGCAGACGCTTCCTACCCCCGCGGCGAGAAGAGCACACGccggggggagaagggagcaggggctgcgcaAGGAAGAGAACCACTGCAAGGGCCGTAGCTGTATAACCGCAGCAACTGCGCTTCCGAGACAGGATTAGTCACACATTTTTTGGCTTTAAACTCAGAACAACGTTGAAACGAGAGAACATAAGAGTTGCAGATAATCTAAAAACTTGTGGTTGCCGAGAGTGGGTATCTGCTGTGACTCCCCACTCATACAGCCCTGAAGTGGAGCAAGGTAAATGCATATGGATGAATAAATTTCTGGAATGGTTTCACCACTACAACAGCTAATCTGACTTTGGTTTGGTACAGTGTGCCCCTGAATGCTTGGGAAAGATGTTcctccagcaacagcagctggTGTCTCTCCCCAGCCCACCTCCGCCCCATAGCACTTAGGTCCCATACGCTCTTTAATGGAACAACCTCCCAGGTCCTCGTAGGGCTACGCAGTGCTACCCTCATCCAGCTCACTTCCAACGTCTCAGAGCACTGGGGACATCCGTCTGTCACAGTCCACAGGGTCACAGGCAGAGACGCAGGGATCTGATAAGAAGGCACCACTTCACATTCACCTCTGTGTACATAACATGGTTAAAAATGCCGTTTATTGAATCAGCCAGGTCACACACGGGGCAGATCGGCCAGGAGAGTACCCAAACCGTTTCCGAGTGAAGGACACTTGAGTGAACGTGACACCTTGGCACAGCCCAATGCCAGGTTACAAAGCAAGGCTCCTACTGCATCCTCACTCCTTGAAAGTCAACATACAGCTGCTGACTCCACATCCCTCGCTGGCCCAGGAGCAAGATCGCACGACGGAGAAGCTCGGCCATCTGAAGACTTCCTACTTGCACAACTCCTTGTCCACAGAGAAATCACCCGATCCAAACACAACACTAATAGCAAGAGACTTTCTGGAGAGGATGGGACGGCTCGGCTGGTATGCGGCGTTGGCCAAGGCAATGCTTGTGCGTCTTGAGCAGAATGTGTCAAGTTGTCGCTTGTTCTGCTGGAGAGGGAGCCCAACCGCAAAGACTGCAATTAGGGTCTGTTTGGggtttggctgtttttttttaaaaaaaaaacaacccatatgCTCTAGCACATGTTTCAACACTGACACTGAAACAATACACGCTTCTGGGAGAGATTAGTGCTCACGGCTGGAGCTGGAATGAATCGTGGCTTGGGAAGCACATGAGGCACCTGCGCGAGAAGCGAGGACGGCAATGCAGCAGTGCCCGTTCTCAGCTGCCCCGAAGGTCGGGCGAGGCGGGGCACCGCGGGGATGCTCTGCAGCCGACCAGGTTCCACACAAACAAATGGAGCAAAAGTTCAGAGCCCACGGATAAAACCAATGGTCCTTCAAAGGGACAGAGTATCAGGACGGTTTTCTCTGAAGTGCTTCTGGGCTACTTCTGTTTGCATCACCCTTCTTATTAGCCAGACAAGCCCCCGACACAAGGTTCGGGCTCCCCATGAGCACAAGCTGGTGCCTTCTCAAATAAAAGAATAAGAAAACTCAACAGTTGCTATGAAACAACATCATTCACCAAGAAAGTGGATTCCTTCTCTTGGGATCCCTTTACAAAAACTGGAATTCTCTCTTGTCGTTCCTGAGGACTGAACGTCTGCTCACATTCTGCATGTAAATATAAGTTCAAAAAAAATTCTCCATAGCTGTCAGTGAGCAATTGGCGCATCGTTGTGAGGCAGTCAGCTGTACTGCGATGTCATGGGCTGAGAATGTTCTTTTAATTGTAACTGACACACATAATTATACAACTGATCTGTGTGAACATGAGGTTGCCAAGGAACTGAACATTTCGCTTCTCCCCAGACTGGCGTCTGCGGAGATACCATCGCACTGAATGAAATATATTAAGACTTAATTGCTTCATGCAACAGGTCTCCAGAGAGCCAGATAAGTTTACTTCGAGAAAACTGGCATTGTCTGAAGAGACCCTCAactcatttttctctttcctggagGAAAGAACACTATAATGTAAGACTTTATTTAAAGCTATTAAATGCAGCAGAATAAAGTAGTCCGCTGGAAATTGCAGGAGGACCTGAAGGGACAGGAACGGAGGCAGACGGATAACGATAATTGGTGCAGAAGACCAAACACAGTTTCCCAGCTCCCACTGACGACTCTACTTCTGACAATGGCCTTGagtaaagcttttaaaaacttaGAAATAttgacagaaccacagaataattcaggtgggaagggacctagGGAGGTCCAAATTCCTGCTCAAGGCAGAGCCAACTCTCAATTCAGACCAGGTTACAGATGGCAAAAAGAACGAGTCAAAATTATTATTAGACCATCAGATGACTTCTTAAAGAATCATCCTCACTAACACCTCACTAAATCCTACTCATCACAGGTAACTCTCAGACCTGGGAAGTCCACTGGGTATTTGCTGGAGGACCTGACCCCTGGCTGACTTGTGCAGGGTATGGGAGCAACAGAAATCTGCAGAGCATAAAGACATAACCCTCGGCAAGCGCTTCCTTGACGAAGCTGAACTCAGAAAGAAGACACCTCACTGAGGTCCTGGGCGCTCCATCTTGTGATAACTGGACCTTAAACCAGCCCAGAATTTGGCCCCAGACTGCCTTTCCTCCATCAGCTGTAAGatgatgaaaagaaaacaacatccCACAGCTGTGGGCTACAGTCCCTCAGCTTCTAAAGACTTTGGTATATTGcatcctgctttttttttaaaaaaaaaaaaaaagatgataacGTATTTGGATATTTCACAGCTTTTAAAGCCTCCCTGGGCTTTCCTATTTGGGCAGCACAGTTTATGGCTATTGTATCCGCAGCACAATCTTTTTGCTGTTTATTCTttaaggctttttgttttttccatccCCCAGAGACAGGTTGTGTAACCGTCCCCCTGCCCTACTCCCAACACATCCACGGCAGCGCTCACGCACGCTCAGTCCTTCACGGGAGAGCGGTCAGACCGTCGCGGTGCCGTCCGTCCTTTGCTCACACCACGGTCTCCGTCCTTTGCTCACACCACGGTCTCGTTCCCTTTCCCAGGTTTCACCCAACCATCTGCTCTCTTCTCCCGTTTCACTTTCCCTGAGTTCACCAGTCTGTTCGAGCACTTCTGCCACGTGTGCAGAGTTTTGGCTGACCAGATCCACATACCTGATGTAATACCCACCAGGAGGGACATGAAGATTTTGAGCATCTCCACTGCCATATTGGAGTCATCTGCCGAATAGCGGAAAATGGCCCAGTTGGAGATCTCATAGAAATAACAGGCGATGACACATGTTGCTGGGACGGTGTACAGCACTGAAAAGACACCGATTTTGACCATCAACCTTTCCAGTTTGTCAGTTTTCGTTCCATCTTTCTGAAGATTGGACCTGATTTTAAATAAGGCCACGAGTCCCGCTGCAATGAATAAAGTCCCAATGACCAAGTAGGTAAAAAGCGGAGCGACAACAAAGCCCGTCAGCGCGTCAAGGTTCTGGTTCCCAACGTAGCACAGACCGGTGAGCTCGTCTGCGTCTACCAGTCTCATAATCAAAATGACGATGGTCTTCACCGCCGGGATAGCCCAGGCTGCAATATGGAAATAAGAGCTGTGCATTTCTATAGCTTCATGGCCCCACTTGAGTCCCGCAGCCAGAAACCACGTCAATGTGAGAATAACCCACCAGATGGAGCTAGCCATCCCGAAAAAATACATCAGCAAGAAAATTATAGCACATCCTGTGTTCTTAAGACCTTCTTGGATAAGAACAGGTTCTGCTGCCTCTTCAAAATCACAGGATATCCTTTCCCGGCCCACAGTTAGCCTCACAATATAAGCAATGCTATAAATATTGTAGCACATGCTCAAAAATATGATTGGGCGCTCCGGGTAGGAAAATCTGGATGAATCAATCAGGAAGGTCAGGACCGTGAAGGCAGTCGAGATGAAGCAGAGACTGGCCCACACGGCCATCCAGATATCCGTGAACTCCTTCGCTGACCTGCTGTAGAGACCAGCGTCGTAGCCGCACTTGAGGACACAGTTCAAGCTTCTCTTCACCCAGATGTACTGGTCCGAGTTGGACCCCACGCTGTGGCACTCCTCTCCGGGCTGCAACGAGGTCTTGCTGTGGAGGGGAACCTCTTCGTCTCCAGGGCCCTCCATGCACATGTGATTGTGATCATTCTGGGGTGGGAATTTGCTGCAGTTCAGGCTGTCCGGCCAGGCAAATCCAAACTCTTTCAGAACGGGTTCGCATCTCCTCTTGACAGAGAGGCACATGCCACCGCAGGGACCTATGGGGATGTTGATCTTCTCCGTGCACATCGGGACGTAGACCGAACAAAGGAAGAACTGGGGGGGAGAAACAGAGACGCCAAGCGCGTTAGGGGAAAATTAAACAGGTCAAAATAtaacaagttttctttttttgcctttttagcaGTAATATTTGGTcctctgccttaaaaaaaaacaggaagcagtataaaacaaataaaccaagtacaataaaaacaaaggagaacaacaaaacacccTAAAAATATTGTCTGCCTTCGGTTCGAGCGTGGTCCGAAGCCAAAGCCCGAACGCTTCCCTCCCCAGACCAGCTCCGTGTGAACCCAGCCCACCCGTTCCACGACCGCGCGTGGGCTTCGGCCGGATCCAAACCCCAAGGGCGCGATTTCGGAAagcggaaaaaaaacccccaactcgCAGGGGTTCAAACCAACACGCGTCCTtgctcccggcgctgcccgggtTACAGCCGGCGGAACAGGCGCTTGCTGAGCCCCTGCGGTGCCCGCTTccccgggaggagcggggctTCCTCTCACCGCGCGCTCACGTCCGTGATTAGGGCGGTAATTAACGAGACATCGCCGCTCTCCCGGCCGGTGAATCCCGGCGGGGTTTGGTGCGGGGAAACCCGCGCCCGGGGAGGGGTCTCCTGCGGGGAAGCtctcggggggggggtcccggccagCAGCCGccagctccccgcagcgccctcccgccgctccccgtTTAAGCGAAGCGGGGggacagccccgggccccccccggacccacctggagctggctggagcagccgTACTGGATGAGCGGGGTGAAGGTGGTGAGCTGCAGCTCCGCGTCCGCCTGCAGCTCGTGTCCCACCAGGTTGGGCATCTTGGTGACGTTGTAGCCCAGGTTCTGGCACATGGCGATGCGGATGGCGTCGCagcgccgctcctcctcctccccgaagcccctcgccccgccgagCAGCCCGGCcagcagcacggccagcagccccccgccgccgccccccgccatggccccggccccggccccggccccggccgcgccgcACGGGCCGGCTCCAacggggaggggccgggggcggccccgcTATTAAGGAGCCTCGGCCGAGAAACTGCCCAGGGGAGGGACGGAGCCTCCCCGAGCCCGCCCcggagcccgccccgcccccgggcccctcccgccaggatgggggggtgcgggggggtgtcCTACCTGCGCCCCGGCACCGaggtgtcacccccccccccccccccccggggacccccgacCCGCACCCGCCGTCCTTGTCCCTCAGGAGCGCCCTGCGcgtcccccctcccttccctccctcccgcatGGGGCATCCCCACCGCCCCAGTGTCCCCACTGCGCCTCCCCAGCACGGGTGCTGGTCCCAGTGGGGCTCCCCGTGCCACCCAGGTCCAGCTCCCCGGGCATGGGGGGGTGAGCCCCCCGCACACGCATCGGGGCTCACGCTCACTGCCCTGCGCTCGCCTCTGGCCTGACTCTGCACAGCGCAGGGCGCTCGGCTCCCCCAGGGCCGGCTTAGAAATGTCCGGGGTGGTTTAGAagctgctggctctgcttccCAACCAGCCCAACCGCGCCGCTGGACGCCGGGTTGCAACTGGGGTTTGGCgttgtttgtttttcagctggggCCAAGAAACCTGGAGGTCACGGCGAGGCATCTCCCGGCATTTAGCACAACCCTCAGTAAAATAAACGAGcgtggacgtggtcctgtgcagcctgctgtaggtgaccctgcttcggcaggggggttggactaggtgacccacagaggtcccttccaacccctaccattctgtgattctgtgattctgtgagcgtGGATGAACCATGCGTGAATTTTGAGGGGAAAGGGCTGGGTGATTAAGGAGACCTTtaacgtggcagcaggaggagggaggaacagcagaaaaaatgaggCTCGCGCTTAAATTCTCTCCGTGTTATTTACACCTGTAATAAAATCTGGTTTAGCTGGTTGTGCCTTTAGCAAAAATATGTCATCTATTAATGAActgtttgtaaagcactttgaaaatgtttgtgaagCCCTGTTTAAGCGACCTCTCACCGTGCGGGTACAGCGCGTGGCGTGCGCACGTGGCCCTGCGCGGGTCCCTCGCCAGCAGCTGTGCCTCCATGCGCCTCTCCCGGCTGCATCGCCGGGCTAAGGCTAGGACTGACTACGGCCGTGCTTAACCACTGCTCCGCGAGATCGCCAACCCCAGCAACACCCCCGCGACGAAGTGCCCCGTGCTCAGCCGCCGCGGGTTTCCCCTCCGGTGCTCCGTCGCCGTCGCGTTTCTTTCACCTCCGGGATGCGGGAGACGTGCGTGTGAGCTTTGTGGCGGCGTCGTAGGGGCTGAGGGGCTCGGGGTGCTTTCCTCCAGCGCAGATACTTACACAGCTCTCATCACCGCTACTACTTCACAGCTAGCTCCGACAAACAGCGCCTCTAACCTCACAAAATCCTGGCGAGGCAGACGAGTAATGTTATCTTCGCTTCTGAAACACGCGGGCAGACAGCGCTGCAGTCCCAAGGTCAGGCAAGGAGCCCACGCCAgcgcccgcagcccagcccgtATCTCGCAAGGCCCGTGTTTACTCGCCGGCGCTGCCGTCCGTGAGCTCGGCTGCTGCTCCGGGCGGGCGACAAGGCTGCGAACGCGCGCCATGTGCTCCGCGTGCTCCGACGAGCTGTTCCCAGCCGCGCCGAGGCTGCCACCTCCATCCGACGAGCGCAGGGAACGGGTGATGGGCACCCTCCATACGCTCCAACGGCCGGAGGAAGCAGGCAGAGCCTCCCGTGGGAGAAGGTTTtgcagtttttgttttgtgttttttttgttcataTTATGTAGGAAAGAAGACTGGAGGGAGGATCGCGGTGACCTTAAAAAGTATGCATCTTTGTCTTGGTGCATGAAAACCCTTTCCATCTGCAGTCTCCTGCTGCAGCTAGGCACTGAAGCAGAGTTcgctgctggcagagcaggacCTTTGCCTAATTCCCGTGAAAAAAATTCACCCACGGCACATCCAGCAGTACACACGGTGAAACCTTCTGTCCGTGGACCCGGTTCTTGGACTCAGCCAAGGGGCAGGGGGCATTGTAAAGCTACACTGGACACAAGTGTCTTGTTGGAAGAAGAACTCTCCCCCCTCAAAAAACCCCTACCGCTATTGCGTCTTCTTTGAGAACACAAAATAAATATTAGAAAGTGTCACCct
The window above is part of the Opisthocomus hoazin isolate bOpiHoa1 chromosome 1, bOpiHoa1.hap1, whole genome shotgun sequence genome. Proteins encoded here:
- the FZD4 gene encoding frizzled-4, with the translated sequence MAGGGGGGLLAVLLAGLLGGARGFGEEEERRCDAIRIAMCQNLGYNVTKMPNLVGHELQADAELQLTTFTPLIQYGCSSQLQFFLCSVYVPMCTEKINIPIGPCGGMCLSVKRRCEPVLKEFGFAWPDSLNCSKFPPQNDHNHMCMEGPGDEEVPLHSKTSLQPGEECHSVGSNSDQYIWVKRSLNCVLKCGYDAGLYSRSAKEFTDIWMAVWASLCFISTAFTVLTFLIDSSRFSYPERPIIFLSMCYNIYSIAYIVRLTVGRERISCDFEEAAEPVLIQEGLKNTGCAIIFLLMYFFGMASSIWWVILTLTWFLAAGLKWGHEAIEMHSSYFHIAAWAIPAVKTIVILIMRLVDADELTGLCYVGNQNLDALTGFVVAPLFTYLVIGTLFIAAGLVALFKIRSNLQKDGTKTDKLERLMVKIGVFSVLYTVPATCVIACYFYEISNWAIFRYSADDSNMAVEMLKIFMSLLVGITSGMWIWSAKTLHTWQKCSNRLVNSGKVKREKRADGWVKPGKGNETVV